One part of the Maridesulfovibrio bastinii DSM 16055 genome encodes these proteins:
- a CDS encoding Na(+)-translocating NADH-quinone reductase subunit C: MSNDSTKKVFTVAFSLCLVCSLLVSVAAVGLKSIQEGNKVKERKENILKAAGIYDEDVPVNELYKKIEAKVVDLSTGEYVDMDAASFDQRKAAKDAETSIKIPAGHDKAGIVRRSKYASVYLLKDGGKLKRVILPIHGKGLWSTMYGFIAIAPDFNTVKQFGFYEHAETPGLGGEVDNQKWRDLWVDKKIYSADGKPIIDVIKGHVTAEDPKAAYKVDGLAGATLTSRGVAHLVQYWLGEDGFEPYLKRLAAERGDQNG; this comes from the coding sequence GTGTCTAACGATTCCACGAAAAAAGTGTTCACTGTGGCGTTTTCTCTGTGCCTTGTCTGCTCGCTGCTGGTTTCCGTTGCCGCTGTCGGTCTGAAATCAATTCAGGAAGGCAACAAGGTCAAGGAACGCAAGGAAAATATCCTGAAAGCTGCGGGAATTTACGATGAAGACGTTCCCGTCAATGAACTTTATAAAAAAATTGAAGCAAAAGTAGTCGATCTGTCCACAGGTGAATATGTGGATATGGATGCCGCTTCCTTTGACCAGCGTAAAGCTGCCAAGGATGCTGAAACCAGCATCAAAATTCCCGCAGGACATGATAAAGCAGGCATAGTCAGACGTTCAAAATATGCCAGTGTTTATCTGCTTAAAGATGGCGGGAAACTGAAGCGCGTCATTCTGCCTATTCATGGTAAGGGACTCTGGTCCACAATGTATGGATTTATCGCTATCGCTCCCGATTTCAACACCGTCAAGCAGTTTGGATTCTATGAACATGCTGAAACACCCGGACTCGGCGGAGAAGTTGACAATCAGAAATGGAGAGATCTGTGGGTCGACAAAAAGATATATAGTGCCGACGGAAAGCCGATCATTGATGTGATTAAAGGTCATGTCACTGCCGAAGATCCGAAAGCGGCTTATAAAGTTGACGGCCTTGCCGGCGCAACTTTGACATCACGCGGTGTTGCTCATCTGGTTCAGTACTGGCTCGGTGAAGACGGTTTTGAACCATACTTAAAGAGACTCGCCGCTGAGAGAGGTGACCAAAATGGCTAA
- a CDS encoding NADH:ubiquinone reductase (Na(+)-transporting) subunit B — protein sequence MSIFKKMHKAVTENEKYKKYYPIYEMVDTFLFSPLETSSGAPHVRDSIDLKRVMITVVFALIPCFYMAMWNTGYQANSALVAAGLQSGEGWRWSFMHAMGLAANPDSFGANIILGALYFFPIYIVCNIAGGFWETLFAIVRKHEINEGFLVTGSLIPLIVPPQIPLWQVALATSFGVVIGKEIFGGTGKNILNPALLARAFLFFAYPAHISGNSCWVAVDGYSGATPLALASGGGLQAVMAKYSWWDCFIGTIPGSLGETSTLACLIGGVVLIITGIASWRIMVSILAGAFTMAIIFNAVGSATNPMMAVSPLWHLVMGGLAFGTVYMATDPVSSSMTPKGQFYYGALIGVMIILIRTVNPAYPEGVMLAILFGNVFAPLIDHFVMRANIKRRMVRSV from the coding sequence ATGAGTATATTTAAAAAAATGCACAAGGCAGTCACCGAAAACGAGAAGTACAAAAAATACTATCCGATCTATGAAATGGTGGACACCTTTCTGTTTTCACCTCTTGAAACCAGTTCGGGGGCTCCACACGTCCGCGATTCCATAGATCTGAAACGTGTTATGATTACCGTGGTATTCGCTCTTATACCATGTTTCTACATGGCAATGTGGAATACCGGTTATCAGGCCAACTCCGCTCTTGTCGCTGCCGGACTTCAATCCGGAGAAGGCTGGCGCTGGAGTTTTATGCACGCCATGGGACTTGCTGCAAATCCTGACAGCTTCGGGGCAAACATCATCCTCGGCGCGCTGTACTTCTTTCCTATATATATAGTCTGCAATATCGCAGGTGGTTTCTGGGAAACCCTTTTTGCAATAGTACGCAAACATGAAATCAACGAGGGTTTTCTTGTAACCGGTTCACTTATTCCTCTTATTGTTCCTCCGCAGATTCCATTGTGGCAGGTAGCTCTTGCTACCAGCTTCGGTGTTGTCATCGGTAAAGAAATATTCGGTGGAACAGGTAAGAACATTCTCAACCCCGCTCTTCTCGCAAGGGCCTTTCTCTTCTTTGCCTATCCTGCCCATATTTCCGGTAACAGCTGCTGGGTAGCCGTTGACGGTTATTCCGGTGCTACTCCTCTGGCTCTGGCCTCAGGCGGTGGACTTCAGGCTGTTATGGCAAAATATTCATGGTGGGACTGCTTTATCGGAACCATTCCCGGTTCACTTGGTGAAACTTCGACACTGGCCTGCCTTATCGGTGGTGTTGTGCTGATCATCACCGGTATAGCATCATGGCGCATCATGGTCTCCATTCTCGCCGGCGCATTCACAATGGCTATTATTTTCAATGCCGTTGGAAGTGCCACAAACCCGATGATGGCTGTCAGCCCTCTCTGGCATCTTGTAATGGGTGGACTCGCTTTCGGTACAGTCTACATGGCTACCGATCCGGTCTCGTCATCCATGACGCCGAAAGGGCAGTTCTATTACGGGGCATTAATCGGGGTCATGATCATTCTGATCCGTACGGTCAACCCGGCCTACCCGGAAGGTGTCATGCTGGCGATTCTCTTCGGTAACGTGTTTGCTCCGCTGATCGACCATTTTGTAATGCGGGCCAACATAAAGAGAAGGATGGTGCGCAGTGTCTAA
- a CDS encoding Na(+)-translocating NADH-quinone reductase subunit A yields MIKLKKGLDIPISGGPSEDFYEANPPRYVAVLGSDYVGMKPTMVVSEGDTVKLGQTIFIDKKIEGVAFTAPGAGKVIAINRGERRALQSVVIELDESVGAEEFPAYDRDKLLGLNRQCVVDTLVSSGMWTALRTRPFSKSPALDSVPHSIFVTAMDTNPLAANPEDIIWKNPDAWQDGLKVLTNLTEGELHVCIADGSNIPMIRKVDIQTFCGPHPAGLAGTHIHFIDPVGPSKSVWYINYQDVIAIGKLFTTGQLFTDRYVSLAGPMVKRPRIVKTRLGAGITEIISGEIKDGDARIISGSILSGFKADGPLAYLGRFHNQITAVPEGGKRDFMGWMAPGRDKFSFKPVFMSAFSKKKKEFDFNTLLGGSHRAIFPTGAFDDVMPMDILPTYLVRAMAVMDSDEAQALGCLELDEEDVALLSFVDCGKNDFGKMLREVLNLIEKEG; encoded by the coding sequence ATGATTAAACTTAAAAAAGGACTCGACATTCCTATCTCGGGCGGGCCGTCGGAGGATTTCTACGAAGCAAATCCACCACGGTATGTAGCCGTTCTCGGAAGCGATTACGTCGGTATGAAACCGACTATGGTTGTTTCCGAGGGTGACACAGTCAAGCTCGGGCAAACGATCTTCATTGACAAGAAGATCGAAGGCGTCGCTTTCACCGCACCGGGAGCAGGCAAGGTAATTGCCATCAACCGTGGTGAACGCAGGGCCTTGCAGTCTGTGGTTATTGAACTGGACGAAAGCGTCGGGGCTGAAGAGTTTCCGGCTTATGACCGGGATAAGCTTCTCGGCCTGAACCGTCAGTGCGTTGTGGACACGCTCGTTTCTTCGGGCATGTGGACTGCGCTGCGGACCCGTCCGTTCAGTAAAAGTCCGGCACTTGATTCCGTGCCCCATTCCATTTTTGTAACGGCTATGGATACCAATCCTCTGGCCGCAAACCCCGAAGACATCATCTGGAAAAATCCTGATGCATGGCAGGACGGCCTTAAGGTTCTGACAAATCTGACGGAAGGTGAGCTGCATGTCTGCATAGCTGATGGCAGCAACATCCCCATGATCAGGAAAGTCGACATTCAGACCTTCTGCGGACCTCATCCGGCAGGACTTGCCGGAACCCACATCCATTTCATTGATCCGGTTGGACCGAGTAAATCGGTCTGGTACATCAACTATCAGGACGTAATCGCCATAGGTAAGCTTTTTACCACCGGCCAGCTTTTTACCGACCGTTATGTCTCCCTTGCCGGACCGATGGTCAAACGTCCCAGAATAGTTAAAACCAGACTCGGTGCTGGTATCACTGAAATTATCAGCGGCGAGATAAAAGACGGCGATGCCAGAATTATCTCAGGTTCAATCCTGTCCGGCTTCAAGGCTGACGGACCTCTTGCCTATCTCGGACGTTTTCATAATCAGATAACAGCGGTTCCCGAAGGCGGAAAAAGAGATTTCATGGGCTGGATGGCTCCAGGTCGTGATAAATTCTCGTTCAAGCCTGTGTTCATGTCGGCTTTCAGTAAAAAGAAGAAAGAATTTGATTTCAATACTCTTCTTGGTGGAAGTCACAGGGCTATTTTCCCGACAGGAGCTTTTGACGATGTCATGCCTATGGATATTCTTCCTACATATCTGGTGCGTGCAATGGCAGTGATGGATTCTGATGAAGCTCAGGCCCTTGGCTGTCTGGAACTCGATGAGGAAGATGTAGCTCTGCTGTCCTTTGTGGACTGCGGTAAAAATGATTTCGGAAAAATGCTGCGTGAGGTCCTGAACCTTATCGAGAAGGAAGGATAG
- a CDS encoding MFS transporter has protein sequence MKKTDLFWRDSLKQCSPVGRRAVAAVLGSAFFSTLGVGAYTFALSLTAGSSGLSPSWLGLAFSGYFLARLILAPVAGYCADYIGAVPLVLGAAGLGALSCVSYILYPSLEFLGLIQICLGFCSGIIKPVSMSILGEYAPESNRGRLFGAYNSCLYASFVLGPLLGGAVVKLNTGIGLTTVLIPATGMGISFLLFLPAVGKSLKAGKKKKKEYSGFRWRDPGFISLLLAVFGRTLGASVVIAFLPRLLSERFLLGAFSAGILFALPNVAILIGMPFTSGWADTRDKRGLTFLGMGLCSACLFGYGQAVPLWVLVLLVAMMGFGSALSLPASMSLAADMGPSKGSVMGIFLGVSNLGFVLGPGLAGFAAEYGSISDSFELAALVGGMCLLPIFLLLSKRLNTE, from the coding sequence GTGAAAAAAACAGATCTTTTCTGGAGGGACAGCTTAAAGCAGTGTTCTCCTGTCGGACGAAGAGCCGTGGCAGCGGTTCTCGGATCGGCTTTTTTTTCGACCCTCGGAGTAGGGGCCTATACATTTGCTTTGTCATTGACTGCGGGTTCGTCAGGACTTTCCCCTTCATGGCTCGGGCTTGCTTTTTCAGGATATTTTCTGGCCAGACTTATACTTGCCCCTGTTGCCGGTTATTGTGCGGACTATATCGGGGCGGTGCCGCTTGTGCTTGGTGCGGCCGGGCTCGGGGCCTTATCGTGTGTTTCCTATATATTATATCCTTCACTTGAATTTTTGGGGCTCATTCAGATTTGTCTTGGATTCTGCTCGGGGATAATAAAACCGGTGAGCATGTCCATACTCGGGGAATATGCCCCTGAAAGTAACCGGGGCAGACTTTTCGGAGCTTATAACAGCTGTCTCTATGCTTCATTTGTGCTCGGGCCGCTGCTTGGAGGAGCTGTTGTAAAACTTAATACCGGGATAGGGCTTACAACTGTGCTTATTCCGGCAACGGGTATGGGGATATCTTTTCTGCTGTTTCTGCCTGCGGTGGGGAAATCATTAAAGGCCGGGAAGAAAAAGAAAAAAGAATATTCCGGGTTTCGATGGCGTGATCCGGGCTTCATTTCTCTGCTTCTGGCTGTCTTCGGCAGAACACTTGGGGCCTCCGTTGTAATTGCCTTTCTGCCACGGCTGCTTTCCGAGCGGTTTTTATTGGGAGCATTTTCAGCAGGAATTCTTTTTGCCCTGCCTAATGTCGCTATTCTCATAGGCATGCCTTTTACCAGTGGCTGGGCTGATACACGCGATAAACGCGGGCTGACTTTTCTGGGAATGGGGCTTTGTTCAGCCTGTCTTTTTGGATACGGACAGGCTGTTCCATTATGGGTGCTGGTCCTTCTGGTCGCCATGATGGGCTTCGGTTCAGCGCTGTCTCTTCCTGCGTCAATGTCTCTGGCTGCCGATATGGGGCCATCAAAGGGCAGTGTGATGGGAATTTTTCTGGGCGTTTCAAACCTTGGCTTTGTGCTTGGTCCCGGACTGGCCGGTTTTGCCGCTGAGTATGGGAGCATCTCAGACTCGTTTGAGCTTGCTGCGCTTGTCGGAGGAATGTGTCTGCTGCCTATTTTCCTTTTACTCAGCAAAAGATTGAATACTGAATAA
- a CDS encoding response regulator: protein MSIIDKLSLSSSMLGTFGLITMITISFGVFSMSGMNTLGELTSTLYNHPLRVSNAALTAQSDIIRMQRDMESLANTKEVHLFNKIILKINQEEERVYDQLAILKKYILGERGYQLVVAASQSFSEWKTLRDKIISSLQEGKRLEALEINRTEGDDYARMLERKMEELTGYARNKADGFMQNANKVQKHIAQNTRYMLAFLILALIFFSWIVMKHIVGRITELKIVLKRNEELNQLVEVNEAGNNEITDLAKNFNSLIGAINRQLWLRDGINELNQRLMDISSMAMFSETLSYMSKKINAGIAAVFKSEQSTGDSVLIASYSLDNNDNEISRIPAGHGLVGQVAKDMKEIYLTGNITNPPSSFSYSGEMIAHSVLIIPLIYKNELVGVAEFAKMESFTEIEAEFIRFSGSFLAGSLNSINNRTQIDELYKETSASNEMLKQKKVENEEINRKLSKRNQELADKTTELESQTLTLTELARQLEKQKHELEIKQEQVQQSDRLKSEFLSNMSHELRTPLNSILALSQLMLERRAKHLNPKEKEYITVIEKNGRLLLSLISKILDLSKIESGKMEVAITRFTAEDVVSEVLETITPLANKKGLALQSELLFRGEINSDRYKILQILLNLCSNAVKFTEEGSISINLERENDNAVFTVSDTGIGIPQDQRDYIFGEFQQVDGSASKKHEGTGLGLSISKKFAQMLGGDISVESSDNNGSSFKFYVKINYCTESKDDICLVPDKPETKNNSKKILVVDDMQSHRELIRKYLEDNGYGVIECEEGKSAVKIASQNKFYAIILDILMPGMDGWEVLQILKQNAETEKIPVILVSIAKDKTTASALGASGYLSKPPNKEKLLSILAGLEKKQSLKVVITGPENSRQLPLLRNSMEKSGFNVSESDYPNPEATDIIIFDCGDEEKSKKILHKIYNDPKLSALPLIQLADKNISGRAEVRAEGNDEIVFLDEDYDITILDLVQKIEEIIKSKQAKTDSLAEEQREINVEINTNEPFGENSTILAVEDNAENIMVLKEVLNIYTGKLVVAETGEEAIPLALSIKPDLILMDIHLPGITGLEATKIIKANPDTASIPVLAVTARAMHGEKENFIKAGCDDYIAKPYAPDELIKTVRTWLTSRETD, encoded by the coding sequence ATGAGCATAATTGATAAGTTAAGCTTAAGCTCCAGCATGCTGGGAACGTTCGGTCTGATAACAATGATTACAATTTCTTTCGGTGTATTCAGTATGTCAGGAATGAATACTCTGGGAGAACTGACCAGCACACTTTATAACCACCCTCTACGTGTTTCAAACGCAGCCCTCACAGCCCAGTCAGATATAATACGAATGCAGCGCGACATGGAATCGCTAGCGAACACAAAGGAAGTACACCTCTTTAACAAAATAATTCTAAAAATTAATCAGGAAGAAGAGCGGGTTTACGATCAGCTTGCAATTCTTAAAAAATATATTTTAGGCGAACGCGGTTACCAGCTTGTTGTTGCAGCAAGCCAATCTTTCTCCGAGTGGAAAACTTTACGGGATAAAATAATATCTAGCCTCCAAGAGGGTAAAAGACTGGAAGCTCTTGAAATAAACAGGACTGAAGGCGACGATTACGCAAGAATGCTTGAGCGCAAAATGGAAGAACTGACCGGATACGCCCGTAATAAAGCAGACGGCTTTATGCAGAATGCCAATAAAGTGCAAAAACATATCGCGCAGAATACAAGGTACATGCTCGCCTTTCTTATCCTTGCGCTCATTTTCTTTTCATGGATTGTCATGAAACATATTGTCGGAAGGATCACTGAACTTAAAATAGTGCTGAAAAGAAATGAAGAGCTGAACCAGCTGGTGGAAGTGAATGAAGCTGGAAATAACGAAATAACCGATCTCGCCAAAAATTTTAACAGCCTCATTGGAGCCATTAACAGACAACTCTGGTTGAGAGACGGGATAAACGAATTAAACCAGCGGCTCATGGACATATCATCAATGGCAATGTTTTCCGAGACGTTAAGCTATATGTCCAAAAAAATTAATGCCGGAATTGCAGCCGTATTTAAATCCGAGCAATCAACCGGTGATTCTGTCTTAATCGCTTCGTACAGTCTGGATAACAATGATAATGAAATAAGCAGAATTCCTGCCGGGCATGGACTTGTCGGTCAGGTGGCCAAAGATATGAAGGAAATATATCTTACCGGGAATATAACCAATCCACCTTCAAGCTTTTCATATTCCGGAGAAATGATCGCGCATTCAGTACTAATCATTCCTCTTATATACAAAAATGAACTGGTTGGTGTTGCGGAATTCGCCAAAATGGAATCTTTCACTGAAATCGAAGCAGAATTCATCAGGTTTTCAGGATCATTTCTTGCCGGAAGCCTGAACTCAATCAACAATAGAACCCAGATTGATGAGCTATACAAAGAAACCAGCGCATCCAACGAAATGTTGAAACAGAAGAAAGTTGAAAATGAGGAAATAAACAGAAAATTATCAAAGCGTAATCAGGAGCTGGCCGATAAAACAACTGAGCTTGAATCGCAAACCCTTACGCTGACCGAACTAGCCAGACAGCTTGAAAAGCAGAAACATGAGCTGGAGATAAAGCAGGAGCAGGTTCAACAATCGGATAGACTCAAATCAGAATTTCTTTCCAACATGAGCCACGAGCTGCGTACTCCGTTGAACAGCATTCTGGCTTTATCGCAACTGATGCTTGAGCGCAGAGCAAAGCACCTTAACCCGAAAGAGAAGGAATATATTACAGTTATTGAAAAAAACGGTCGACTGTTACTTTCATTGATAAGTAAAATTCTTGACCTTTCCAAAATAGAATCAGGCAAGATGGAAGTTGCTATCACCAGATTCACAGCAGAAGACGTTGTAAGCGAAGTTCTTGAAACTATAACGCCTTTAGCAAATAAAAAAGGACTTGCCCTACAATCAGAACTACTTTTCAGGGGCGAAATAAATTCCGACAGATATAAAATCCTACAGATTTTATTAAACTTATGCTCAAACGCGGTGAAATTTACTGAAGAAGGCAGCATCAGCATCAACCTTGAAAGAGAAAATGATAATGCCGTATTTACAGTATCAGATACCGGTATAGGAATCCCTCAGGATCAGCGAGACTATATCTTTGGAGAATTCCAACAGGTGGATGGTTCAGCTTCCAAGAAACATGAAGGAACCGGGCTGGGGCTGTCCATAAGCAAAAAGTTTGCCCAGATGCTTGGCGGGGATATTTCCGTGGAGTCATCAGATAACAACGGCAGTTCTTTTAAATTTTATGTAAAGATTAACTACTGCACCGAGAGCAAGGATGATATTTGCTTAGTCCCGGATAAACCTGAAACAAAGAATAATTCCAAAAAAATATTAGTTGTTGATGACATGCAGTCACACCGTGAGCTGATCAGAAAATATCTCGAAGATAACGGTTACGGCGTAATTGAGTGTGAAGAAGGCAAGTCTGCTGTTAAAATAGCCAGCCAGAACAAATTCTATGCTATCATACTCGATATATTGATGCCGGGCATGGACGGATGGGAGGTTTTGCAGATTCTTAAACAGAATGCTGAAACAGAAAAAATTCCTGTAATTCTTGTTTCCATTGCAAAAGACAAAACCACTGCTTCAGCACTTGGAGCATCAGGCTATTTAAGCAAGCCGCCCAACAAAGAAAAATTACTCTCAATACTCGCCGGTCTGGAAAAAAAGCAGTCTCTCAAAGTGGTCATAACCGGGCCTGAAAATTCACGGCAGCTCCCGCTGCTCCGCAATAGCATGGAGAAATCCGGTTTTAATGTCAGTGAAAGCGACTACCCGAATCCTGAAGCAACGGATATAATCATATTCGATTGCGGTGATGAAGAAAAAAGCAAAAAAATACTGCATAAAATATATAATGATCCAAAGCTCTCAGCTTTACCATTAATACAGCTTGCCGACAAAAATATATCCGGCCGGGCAGAAGTCCGCGCCGAAGGTAATGATGAAATAGTGTTCCTCGACGAAGATTATGACATCACGATTCTGGATTTGGTTCAAAAAATTGAGGAGATAATAAAATCAAAACAAGCCAAAACAGATTCACTGGCAGAAGAACAGAGAGAAATAAATGTTGAGATTAATACCAATGAACCTTTCGGTGAAAACAGCACAATACTGGCAGTTGAGGACAATGCTGAAAACATAATGGTTCTGAAAGAAGTTCTTAATATCTATACCGGAAAGCTTGTCGTAGCCGAAACCGGAGAAGAAGCAATACCACTGGCCCTCTCAATAAAGCCGGACCTGATTCTTATGGACATACATCTTCCCGGCATAACAGGGCTTGAAGCAACTAAAATAATCAAAGCCAACCCCGATACAGCCTCCATTCCTGTTTTGGCCGTAACCGCAAGGGCTATGCATGGTGAAAAAGAAAATTTCATCAAAGCCGGATGTGACGACTATATAGCCAAGCCCTATGCACCTGATGAACTTATAAAAACTGTGCGCACATGGCTTACATCCCGGGAGACGGATTAA
- a CDS encoding response regulator produces the protein MKNKKSHLIIVDDKQDNLFILEELLSEYLEDMEVSSASGAEEAISLLTPETDLVISDVQMPGTDGLELCRIIHSKKEFSDIPVLLITSHSSTPEFRIKALEAGAHDFISRPIDSEELIAKIKVCLDMRSYQQALSNEKKDLSKKLSLAEKQYRKLFKHATDAIFITDGSTTILEVNEECCNLLDSQEEKLLGKKLSAFLPENDESISLQIKEDDTVYPLETVVKNSNGREIAVEIKNRLVNIGGHKVWWVIVRDVDENIKSRQALIKSEESLRKALQKAEAANKAKSEFLGNMSHEIRTPLNGIIGMMQVLQTTEQDEEQLEYTTMALKASARLNNLLSDILDLSMVEAGKLKIIEAPFKTVSIFDQVKDLFTPKIETLPIDLDFHIESTLPEQLIGDSSRIIQIVTNLISNAIKSTAQGKISVTVTGIDLNKNKIRLIVEVEDTGIGIAAEKLNVLFKPFTQLEDGYARNTQGAGLGLSICSRIIKMMNGSICISSVEGRGTAVSFDIELKKDKTEAGIKKNRFNLDLPEIKGTVLVAEDDDISSLFIKKMLHSIGVQSHVVSNGLLVLEALAEKKFDLILMDIQMPKMDGLETTIAIRNNLAGEENSKIPIIALTARVQEHENKLFKEKGINHIIPKPVDMKYFIEVLKDYLP, from the coding sequence ATGAAGAATAAAAAATCACATCTTATCATTGTTGATGATAAGCAGGACAACCTTTTTATTCTTGAAGAACTGTTATCCGAATACCTTGAAGACATGGAAGTGTCTTCGGCCTCCGGAGCAGAGGAAGCAATATCCCTTTTAACTCCTGAAACGGATCTGGTTATAAGTGATGTCCAGATGCCGGGGACAGATGGTCTGGAATTATGCAGAATTATTCATTCAAAAAAAGAATTTTCAGACATACCAGTTCTGCTGATTACATCGCACAGCTCCACCCCTGAGTTCAGAATTAAAGCACTCGAAGCCGGTGCGCACGATTTTATTTCACGCCCCATAGACTCGGAAGAACTCATAGCCAAAATTAAAGTCTGTCTGGATATGCGCAGCTACCAGCAGGCCTTGAGTAATGAAAAAAAAGACCTCTCAAAAAAGCTCTCCTTAGCTGAAAAACAATACCGAAAACTTTTCAAGCATGCCACAGATGCAATCTTCATAACTGATGGATCGACCACTATTCTTGAAGTTAACGAGGAGTGCTGCAACCTGCTCGACTCTCAGGAAGAAAAACTTCTGGGTAAAAAACTGTCAGCATTTCTGCCTGAAAATGATGAGAGCATAAGTCTTCAGATAAAAGAGGACGACACTGTTTATCCTCTTGAAACAGTTGTAAAAAACAGTAACGGCAGAGAAATAGCCGTAGAAATAAAAAACAGACTGGTCAACATAGGTGGACACAAAGTCTGGTGGGTTATTGTAAGGGATGTTGATGAAAATATTAAATCACGGCAGGCGCTTATTAAAAGTGAAGAATCTTTAAGAAAAGCCCTTCAAAAAGCCGAAGCCGCCAATAAAGCCAAAAGCGAATTTCTCGGCAATATGAGCCACGAAATACGTACTCCCCTTAACGGTATTATCGGTATGATGCAGGTTCTTCAAACCACTGAACAGGATGAAGAACAGCTCGAATATACAACCATGGCTCTTAAGGCCTCCGCAAGACTTAACAATCTGCTTTCCGACATTCTTGACCTTTCCATGGTTGAAGCAGGAAAATTGAAAATTATAGAGGCTCCGTTCAAAACAGTCTCCATATTTGATCAGGTCAAAGACCTTTTCACTCCAAAAATTGAAACCCTTCCTATTGATCTTGATTTCCATATTGAGAGCACTCTTCCGGAGCAGCTGATTGGAGACTCATCAAGAATAATTCAAATTGTCACCAACCTTATAAGTAATGCTATTAAATCTACAGCTCAGGGAAAAATAAGTGTAACAGTTACAGGCATTGATCTTAATAAAAATAAAATCAGACTGATTGTGGAAGTGGAAGATACCGGAATAGGAATTGCGGCTGAAAAACTAAATGTTCTGTTCAAACCATTTACCCAGCTTGAGGATGGTTACGCTCGCAATACGCAGGGGGCAGGGCTGGGGCTTTCAATATGCAGCCGTATCATAAAAATGATGAATGGCAGTATCTGCATCTCCAGCGTTGAAGGTCGCGGGACTGCTGTAAGTTTCGACATTGAGCTTAAAAAAGACAAGACAGAAGCAGGCATTAAAAAGAATAGATTTAACCTTGATCTTCCTGAGATAAAAGGAACTGTGCTCGTAGCTGAAGATGACGACATCAGTTCACTGTTCATAAAAAAAATGCTGCATAGCATTGGGGTGCAGAGTCATGTCGTTTCAAACGGACTGCTGGTTCTGGAAGCCCTTGCTGAAAAAAAATTCGACCTGATACTTATGGATATCCAGATGCCCAAAATGGACGGTCTTGAGACCACAATCGCTATCAGGAACAATCTCGCCGGAGAAGAAAATTCCAAAATACCCATCATCGCCCTGACAGCCAGAGTTCAGGAACATGAAAACAAACTGTTTAAAGAAAAAGGGATAAACCACATAATCCCCAAACCTGTAGATATGAAATATTTCATTGAGGTTCTGAAAGATTATCTGCCATAA